One segment of Triticum aestivum cultivar Chinese Spring chromosome 2A, IWGSC CS RefSeq v2.1, whole genome shotgun sequence DNA contains the following:
- the LOC123186784 gene encoding uncharacterized protein, translating to MQFTHTPPKFPYSSTVGRALQIYSIKIVNLNPNLDWPLHVYGVVAARDCFDHNRNILFHGSEANCQRVTQDDPFLHLIGPSRAIVAQDRVMFEVQLKMKYGAESKDTALFTSSYSYAFDRRCSTILIYSRCCMAELSLEGLTQAIQATIVGVRVVKGKWPCKYGCRVSCSLSPIEEAIDSTPMEVVLLESRGKEMPARSDGYIHLSRNVVSVDIHTTLKVCIQAYSNAGSTPLQGHVNFPVQECQVSKRKCLLGNSRVVEIIVAWSLLPMDELG from the exons ATGCAGTTTACGCACACGCCTCCTAAATTTCCATACTCTTCTACGGTCGGCCGCGCCTTGCAGATCTACTCTATCAAAATCGTCAACCTCAATCCCAATCTAGACTGGCCCCTCCATGTCTACGGCGTGGTTGCCGCACGAGACTGCTTTGACCACAACCGCAACATTCTCTTCCACGGGTCCGAGGCTAACTGCCAACGAGTCACCCAAGAT GACCCTTTTCTGCACTTGATTGGCCCGTCACGTGCAATTGTGGCCCAAGATCGTGTTATGTTTGAAGTCCAACTAAAAATGAAGTACGGAGCAGAGTCTAAAGATACAGCATTGTTCACTTCCAGCTATAGTTACGCCTTTGACAGGCGGTGTTCCACCATTCTGATCTACAGCCGTTGTTGTATGGCAGAGTTAAGCCTCGAGGGGCTTACTCAAGCAATCCAGGCCACCATTGTTGGTGTTCGCGTCGTCAAAGGAAAGTGGCCTTGTAAGTATGGATGCCGAGTTTCTTGCTCCTTGTCCCCTATTGAAGAGGCTATTGATTCCACGCCGATGGAAGTTGTGCTGCTTGAATCTCGCGGCAAAGAAATGCCTGCACGTTCAGATGGTTACATTCATTTATCAAGGAATGTGGTTTCGGTGGATATACATACTACATTGAAAGTTTGCATACAAGCTTACTCGAATGCTGGTTCCACTCCTCTACAGGGTCATGTGAACTTTCCTGTACAGGAATGCCAAGTAAGCAAGCGGAAATGCTTACTTGGCAACTCTAGGGTGGTGGAGATCATTGTTGCTTGGTCCCTCCTTCCCATGGACGAGCTTGGCTAG